One Candidatus Eisenbacteria bacterium genomic region harbors:
- a CDS encoding alkaline phosphatase family protein: protein MTQPSRRPATLPRARFLLALTLGIGLGLGVWTCARAGEKPRHKVLVIGVDAAEWDVLGPLLDQQRVPAFARLRDQGASGKLRSLEPLTKSPIIWASIATGKVPKKHGVHDFFVKQGAQERAAARARGDSTASKADPVVTSNLWRARPMWEILGSLGKKVGVVGWWTTWPARPVNGSLISDYVQYDISTWTGRETRRTYPESLDSLVQALRRTPESVSWAELFQFVPPIDTTKVTARQKELVQDLRWIYAADQTFYRIAMHLYRTQKPDFFTVYFRGVDEISHIYWDIDLPNAKRFAKNDQEYHWLKNLIPNYYVFTDRLIGDFLKEAGPQTDVLLCSDHGFMGGGTGVHAHKLDGVVMMMGPSVQKGVSLSGATVLDIAPTVLAMFGLPTAKDMDGRIIEDGLTSGVLKRVAKETRLQTYETAKTGGSEQPIASPVDDELRERLRSLGYIQ, encoded by the coding sequence GTGACCCAGCCATCCCGCCGGCCCGCGACCCTGCCGCGTGCCCGCTTCCTCCTGGCCCTGACCCTCGGAATCGGCCTGGGCCTCGGCGTCTGGACCTGCGCCCGGGCGGGGGAGAAGCCTCGCCACAAGGTGCTCGTGATCGGTGTGGACGCCGCCGAGTGGGACGTCCTCGGCCCGCTTCTCGACCAGCAGCGGGTGCCCGCCTTCGCCCGGCTTCGGGACCAGGGGGCCTCGGGGAAGCTCCGCTCCCTCGAGCCCCTCACCAAGAGCCCGATCATCTGGGCGAGCATCGCGACGGGCAAGGTGCCGAAGAAGCACGGAGTGCACGACTTCTTCGTGAAGCAGGGCGCCCAGGAACGCGCGGCCGCCCGCGCGCGCGGGGACAGTACGGCCTCCAAGGCGGACCCCGTCGTCACCTCCAATCTCTGGCGCGCCCGTCCCATGTGGGAGATTCTCGGCTCGCTCGGGAAGAAGGTGGGCGTCGTCGGATGGTGGACGACGTGGCCGGCTCGTCCGGTGAACGGGTCGCTGATCAGCGACTACGTGCAGTACGACATCAGCACGTGGACGGGCCGCGAGACGCGCCGCACGTACCCCGAATCGCTCGACTCCCTGGTCCAGGCGCTCCGCCGCACGCCTGAGAGCGTCTCGTGGGCCGAGCTCTTCCAGTTCGTTCCGCCGATCGACACGACGAAGGTGACCGCGCGGCAGAAGGAGCTGGTCCAGGATCTGCGCTGGATCTACGCTGCGGACCAGACCTTCTATCGGATCGCGATGCACCTCTACAGAACGCAGAAGCCCGACTTCTTCACCGTGTACTTCCGCGGCGTCGACGAGATCTCGCACATCTACTGGGACATCGATCTTCCGAACGCGAAGCGTTTCGCGAAGAACGACCAGGAATACCACTGGCTCAAGAACCTCATCCCGAACTATTACGTCTTCACCGATCGCCTGATCGGGGACTTCTTGAAGGAGGCGGGGCCTCAGACGGACGTGCTGCTCTGCTCCGACCACGGGTTCATGGGCGGCGGCACCGGCGTCCACGCCCACAAGCTCGACGGCGTCGTGATGATGATGGGGCCGAGCGTCCAGAAGGGCGTGAGCCTTTCGGGCGCCACCGTGCTCGACATCGCCCCCACCGTGCTCGCGATGTTCGGACTTCCGACCGCGAAGGACATGGACGGCAGGATCATCGAGGACGGGCTCACGAGCGGCGTGTTGAAGCGCGTCGCCAAGGAGACGCGGCTCCAGACCTACGAGACCGCGAAGACCGGCGGATCCGAGCAGCCGATCGCGTCACCGGTGGACGACGAGCTGAGGGAACGGCTGCGGTCGCTGGGATACATCCAGTAG